The stretch of DNA GAGAGGCCTTGACAAAGCCTGTACTTGGCCCATCAGGCTCTCTGACCTGGATCGGCCGACTCGACCTCATCCATCGCCCACCACAGTATGTCCACTGATATAGCGCCTTTGGCTAGGTTAGGATACAACCTCTTTAACTTCATTTTCATCGCCTTCGACAACATAACGTCTGCCTCTTTATGCATCTCGTCAATGCTCTTAAACTGAGAACACACCTCCATGGTTTTTGCGAACTTGGTGCGGTCATCGAGCGAGCACCCAAGGGAGAATGCCCTCCATCCAATGCCGTTAGAGAAAGGGCGATGCTAGGCGTCGGTGCGCCGGCCGAACGTTTCGGCCGGTCGCACCCTAGCCGTCAGATCGGCCTGTCCCGAGCCGTTGGATCCTTATCCAACCAGATCGTCGTCTTCCTCCCGCGAGCGCGTAACGAGCGTCGTCTTCCTCTCGTGAACCGGGGTTCTCGCCCGCCGCTCCTCCCTCGCCTGCCCTCCTCGTCCCTGGTCGCCGTCCTCGCCGGCCGTCTTTCCCGGCCGCCTGGTCGCCGGTCGCCCCGGTCCTAGTCCTCGGCGACCATCCTCTTCACCGGCTTCGCCCCATGCAATAGCCCATCCCTGCGGTTGTAGCTTCCATGGCCACCGTTGCAGCTCCGGTGGCGACGACCGGAGCTCACCAGTGTGCTCGCCGGCGCTCATCCCCCGCTTGCGAACAAAAAAAATCGAGTGCCCAGGGAGATGCCCAGTGCTGCAAACTATGACGAAAAAAGCTACAACTAGCGATAGGAAAAGCTTCAACCTGCTAcgaaaaaagcttcaaccagtATACGACTGGAGCTATGGATGACCAAGAAAAGTTACAACCGGTGACAGAAAAAGCTTCATCTAGCGATGAAAAAAGCTTCATCGGACTATAAAAAAAGTTTCAACCGTGAAAACGAAGGCATGGACGAAAAGTTACAACCGGTGACAGAAAAAGCTTCATCTAGCGATGAAAAAAGTTTCATCAGACTATAAAAAAAGTTTCAACCGTGGAAATGAAGGCATGGACGAAAAGTTACAACCGGTGACAGAAAAAGCTTCATCTAGCGATGAAAAAAACTTCATCCGACTATAAAAAAAGTTTCAACCGTGGAAACGAAGCCATGGACGAAAAACGAAAAGTTGCAACCGACAGTTATAAAAGTTACAACCGCATTGAAAAAAGCTTCAAAACTTCTTATCTCAGCTGCGACCCCGCGATGACGATGACGCCGTTTTGCTGCAACCGCAGTAGATTTTTGCTACCACCGGCGATCGAATTTGCTACAACCAGTTTCAGCAAAAAAATCGTCGTGGGGTGTAGTCTGCCATGGTTGGTTGCAGCTCCGGCGTGGCCGGGTCCGGCGAGGTAGGCAGAGCTCCAATGCTGCGAGGTAGCGCGTCGCCGTGGTAGCACCCCGTCGCCCCAGTTGCAGCATCTCCCGTGTTCACCGCCCCTCGGTCGCCAGCGAGATGGGATGGTCACCGCGCAAAGCCATGGAAGCTTCAAGCGGGGAGGGGAGGCGTGGTGCTGCAACCGGGGGgcgagggggggaggggggagggggaagggatggGGAAGGGGTGGGGAGGAGGGGGCAGAAGAAGAGGGCAGCGCGCGCCCCGGCGAGCTGCGCGAGATGTGGGGGAGCTGCAATGAAGGAGACGCGAGGAAGAGGGAGACCGGCCAATGTTCCGCCGGTAGTGACACACGtgcacacacacgcgcgcgcgcacacacacacagagagagagagagatggaagAGGAGACGGTagaagacacacacacacacagacagaAAGGTATGGTTGGAAGAGGTAGTGGAGTGCGGTGGTGAATAAATAGGGGCTTTCGAGGTAGGTGGGTGGGATGAATGAATGTCGACCTTTGATCAGTAGCTATGGTAATTGTGGTAAAAAGAATCCACATACTTTCAGTGATTTTGCTCATATGCATTCTGTCCCTCCATTGACCTTCATTCATCATGTTCATAATGTTGATCGACCTGGCTATTCTGGAGAACTCCAAGGACAAGGAGATGGTTGTGGCCGACAAGAAGGGCAACACGGTGGTGGAGCTCGGCAGCACCCCCAAGCGGCCGAAGAATACGACCATTTCTATGAGGACGCCAGCCCAACCCACTTTTGCAATGTCATCCTTACATCAAAACTGGAGTGCCTGCCAATGTCGCTTGAGTTCACCAATCACTTCATCCTTGTCCCAGAAGAATTCAAGCTGATGACAAACACCGGCTACGCCTGAAGGGTGACGGTCTAGATGATCAATGGCAGGCTCGTGTTTGATAAGGGTAGGCCCCCCTTCACCACTGTTCACCAGATCAAGACCGGGTACTTCGTCACCATCAAGCTGGCGACTCCCAACACCTTGAAGATGATCGTCTTCAACGACGACGATGTCAAGGTGGTGACCAAGTGCAAGAAGCACGAGGAGGCCTTTGCCATGGATGCCTAAAATATTATCTCTGCACCTAAGACTTTTGCATAGGATGTTTCAGCCTTTGCCGTGACCATTTTATCGTTTAACTGTGTGTTTAAGACTCCGGCTTATGAGTTTATGCTATGCCTATTTTATCTATATAACTAAACATGTATTGCATGTAACCAAACACCACATACTTTGCATCTGCTAGAACAAGTCTGCAACCAAACACCACCGTGCATGTGTTTCTTCGCAGCCAGGCTGGGAAGGATGTAGACAAACACATATGTTAGGGGGCAAAAATCGGTGCATGTTACCAGACACGCTCAATACAACACAGACGTTTACATGAACACTTCGAAGGAGCCGAGAGCTCATCTGAGGTATGCTCGGTTGGTAAAACAAGTTGCATTCCAAACGGGAAATATGTTCTTTATTCACATTCTGCAAGTAAACACATATAAACTGCAATAGTACAGTGTGTCCGCTTCAGACCACGAGACTGTAAGACCACCTGTGATCTGCCCCCTGTCAGGCTCAACTAAACTCCGAGCTTGATCCTAGGGCATGCCAGGCATTAGGGTTCGCACAAGGCATACATACAATGATGAGACGAAGCGGGCATTCACTACATTAGCCATAACCGACGTGATTAGTTAAGGAGAATTACACTAAGATTCTAGATCACCAGGCGACGCCGTCAGACCAGACCGTCAGGGGCCTCGGTACTGACGGAAGCAGGCGAAGCACCCCTGCGACTGGTCTATCGGGATCATGCCGCCGCCCTTGGACGTGTCGATGGCCTCTATCATGGCCACCACCTCGGCCATCTCGGGCCGCTTGTCGGGGTTCGCGTCCCAGCACCGCTTCATCACGTTGGCCAAGGCGCTCGGACAGCACCGCGGTATCTCCGGCCTCAGGTTCTGCACACCAGCGATGCTTTTTTGTATTATTATGTTATACTCCACAGTCCACAAGGAGTATAATATATGTATGTTTTCGGTGGTTCAGACTTCAGACGTCAGAAACAAGAGCCTAGCAACGTCACAAGGAAAGGAAACATTTTTTACCTGGCGGACAACGGCAGAAGTTACTTCTGAGAAGCTGAGGTCAGGATATGGCATGTCGCAGCAGTATATCTCCCATAAGCAGATTCCAAAACTATAAACATCGCATTTCCTGTTGTAAGGATGACCATTCAGGACCTGCACATAGATAGATGCCGGCATTTATAAGCCATCGTGATGCCACCATCACGCTCCCTCTGTCCCATATTAGTGGTCGCTCAAACAGATGTATCTAGCATTAAAATAcatttagatacatccatttcaacGAAAACTAATATCAGATGGAGGTAGTACTATCCAGTGCTCCAAAGGCGAAACAAAGAAATGCAACACGGCCCAACTTAAGACATATCTGATACTTTGGTCTAATAAATAGGGTAATATTTCCAGATGGTTAATACCTCAGGTGCCATGTAACCAAGTGTGCCCGTTTCACCCGTCATGTCACTAGGGTTTGAAGCCTCGACTCGAGCAACCCCAAAATCAGCAATTTTCACGGTTCTTGTTTTGTCGAGAAGCATATTTTCAGTCTTCACGTCACGATGCACTATCTTCTCCGAGTGAAGATAGCTTAATCTATTCAAACGTAAAGGCAGCAATGAGACCTTCCCAAACGGAAGGGACATAATAGAAGAACTTCGCAGAAAACGATCAAGAAGAACAAAACCAAACAATTACTTACCCCCTGGCAAGGTCAAGAGCTAGTTGGACCACAACTTTAAAGGCTAGCTTCCTTCTCCTATTTTTTATCAGGAAATTTTTCAGTGCACCACCAGCAAGGTACTCAACAACAACACAGCAGATATTACTCGGCATGCCAAGATGCCCATGTTCTGTCTGTACATTTAGATCTCTTGCACCCATTATAGCCCCAATAAACTGTCAGTTCAAGTTCAACATATTGTTAGGACAGCCAGTTGACAAGTATAATAAATCTACATTCGCAAAGTGAATATATAAAAGTCTCAATATAAAATAATAACACCTCTTTATAATCCACAATGAGATGGATATATTGCAAAATTAGAGCCTCCTATAGTTTTTTTATATAGAATGCTTACCATATGCTACACCAAAATAGGAGCACAtcaaaccctaaaccctaaaccaaATTTTTCACTAGTGTTGACAAAGTCAATTAATATTCGGATATACAAAGGTTCTAATGTTCTGTGTCAGGGGTCAAGAAGTGAAAAATTATGGAACTTCTTTTACGGGAATAATGATGTCATGAAGACAAAAGCATGTAAACTTTGATAATGATGCCATGCCTTGAATAAATTATGGAACTTCTTTTACGGGAATTATATGACAACTAAGAGCGCAAAATAGCTAGCAATAGTCAACTACTTATCATTATGATGACGCATATCTAGCTAGCCATGGGAACGTAAGCCCATCGCCAAAAAAAGGAAACATAAGCGACACCAAAGGGATAACTGGCCACATAATTCAACATATTGTTGTAGTATGTGGATCGTGTATGTTAAAAGGAAGGTTGCCCATGTGGTATGGTGGACCATATTGGAGAACACTTTCAGCATGTAACCCATGCAGTCATTGTTTTATGAAATAAACATGGATGTAAATTGATTTGATGTAAACTTTATCAGGAAAATTTACCTATGAATTTTGAAAGGGGCGGGAAAAGGACTTCTTCAGCCAAAGCCTACCTTCGTAACATTTGGATGATCAAGCTTATGCCACACAGCAACCTCTTGTGCAAACGCTGATCTTAGTGCCGTAATTTCTTGTTCTGATCTATGACCATCCTCCCCCCAGTCAAGCAACTTCACTGGAATACAGAGTTAAATAGTTATTTTCAAAATGAAAGTTGCAATAGTAAATTTAATTTTGCAGAGGGATTGAGACATGGCAGGTTATACTAGCGA from Triticum urartu cultivar G1812 chromosome 3, Tu2.1, whole genome shotgun sequence encodes:
- the LOC125544227 gene encoding serine/threonine-protein kinase STY13-like, whose product is MRLPGAGGGGSGDAGFVRADQIDLKSLDEQLERHLSRQERDAPAVVQPGSRRGGSARLGEPQPPQQQQRRRREDWEVDPAKLVIKGVIARGTFGTVHRGVYDGQDVAVKLLDWGEDGHRSEQEITALRSAFAQEVAVWHKLDHPNVTKFIGAIMGARDLNVQTEHGHLGMPSNICCVVVEYLAGGALKNFLIKNRRRKLAFKVVVQLALDLARGLSYLHSEKIVHRDVKTENMLLDKTRTVKIADFGVARVEASNPSDMTGETGTLGYMAPEVLNGHPYNRKCDVYSFGICLWEIYCCDMPYPDLSFSEVTSAVVRQNLRPEIPRCCPSALANVMKRCWDANPDKRPEMAEVVAMIEAIDTSKGGGMIPIDQSQGCFACFRQYRGP